The Drosophila sechellia strain sech25 chromosome 2L, ASM438219v1, whole genome shotgun sequence region aaaggTTTTAGGAAAAAGTTTCTCGTATAACTcttaaaactttaaaaaatatactaaaataaatacaccaTAATATctttcatattaattaatttggaaaGCACTTGATAGACAAGTAGAAAATAAACCATGTGGTTTTTatcaaaagtttttaattttgattaaCCAATTAGAATTGATTAACTAAACAAACTAGGAATTGGCCGATTTGGCTttctaaaatattattatgtgTGTTTTAATTATAGATATTTACCCATGTGAAATCACAATTCAAtggttaatttaaattttcattaaataagTAAAGCAAAAGATTATCCTTTCAATCCCATTCCCTTTATATGCGGATGTCCTTCGCCGATAAAAAAGGCGAGAGCCTTATAGGATAATCTGGTTTTTTGGCAGGAACTACATATATAAGTCGCAAAGCTCTCGCTCATATCGGAATTTATAAAGGAAATGTAAAAGAATTTAGGGTGGAAATAGAAGTGTGGGCAGGCCATAAAACCAAATGAAAAACGAGTTGGGGCTTACGTTGGAAAGGAAACGctaataaaaaacaacaacgttTAGGCGTGATTACGTAAAATGcgtaaaagaaaagaaagagagagcaaATCGACGATGAGAAAGAGAGACTCGCAGGAACCACTTGACGCATCTCAAGGACACGTGCAGCCTTTGCAAGGACACACGCAGCATAAAAGAGTGGCGCATTACACAACACTGGGCGGCGTTAGCACTCCCACCAACTTACCGTAATATGCAAGTTGGCAGCTCCTTTCTGGTGGCTGCCCTGTAGCTttcttgccttttttttttgattcaGCTAGGTAGGCCCTGACCGAAACGCTCTAGAAATTTCAGTAGTGGTAGAGGCCAGAACACAGATAACTTTCGAAGGTTACAAGCAGCAAACAAATTTTCCGTTCTCGCCGAGTCTTGTTGTTTTAGGGATATTTTCCAACTCGAAAACTGGTGCGTTTCAGTTCCTTTACAGACGCAAGACGCGTAATATTCGATCGGTGTAACGGTGAACAGAATCGACAGCGGGAAAACCGAACGCGGCGAACTCAGCTGATTGAATGAAAACGCCAAGCTGAGCACAGCCACAATTGCCATTGCCCCAACCAGCGCTCATTGAGAGAGAGATCCAACGAGAGAGCGAGCAACAAGCAACTGCAGAGCGAGAAGAACTGTCCGTCGGGTAAGCTTGTTGCGTTGTTGCTGCCCCATACACAGCAGAAAAACTTAGTGcacttaatttaaattattaatttaatttatttagctACATATTACATTGATAAACGTCCTTTTTCTTTTCctaataaatatagaaataccTCTGGCCATTACTAGTTCTGaaattactttattttatatgaAGCTAAGAATACAGTCATATTACTTTATTAAACTAAATAAGCAGCTTATATATCTAATTACTCATAAATTGTTGCAAATAATTGGCATTCTCCTTCTTTTTCTCTCACTGTGATATGCATGATGCAGCGCCGTCAGCAGTGCAGTCAGAGCAAAGAACAGGTATAAAATGTCTAAAAAGAAGCATTTTTAGTAATTTTTCATTCACACATTTCCAACTTTGCTCTCACGCGCAGCGCTGCAGCTCTCTCGCGCGTTCTCCGTGTCATTTATGTTGGAGCTGCTCTCTTTCTAGTCTCTCTGCCCCAATCTATGGCCTCTCTCTCACGCTCAGCATAAAATGCAAAGCCAACTAgcggtgttgttgttgtagttgggGGGTTATGTAACTTTCGGGCATCCGCGAGCACAGAAAGCTGAAAGCGTTGAAGGGCAGTCAGCGACCTCGTTCTAGAAAAGAAGCCATCTCTTCAGCCCCTCCACGCACCGCCCCTCAAAAGAAAGCCCCCAAAGAAGAGGAAGCAACAGCAGTGAAAAGCGCGTAGTATAAACACTTGCTGTAACATAAACAGTGGTACTTGCTTAACTAAAGCAACCATGCTTGCACATATAACTAATTATCTCTAtgaaaactaatttaatttcccaTTACCAAGAATGCATTTGCTACCATTATCTTTAATGTAAAGTTTTGACAATATGCGCTTTTCCTTAAATATCCATATTAAACACCCTAATATATCATAAAACCTTTTctttaatcaaaatatttcacataATGTCATAGAAGTATTACTGTGCAATGATAAAGAAAGGGGAGCAGAAAGAAATGTAGGTTTTATGCCATGCAGGGCAAGCAAACCAGAAATGTCTGCTTTTTAGGTTGGGGGGAGGTGGTTCTTTATGGGTATAGCTTTCGAGGGGGTGTGGCCTGGCGGGAATTCCAAAGTCATGCCAAATTGCGCAACAGCCAAAGCGTTGTTCTTGGTAACCCGCTGACCGAGGATATTGACGTAGAAGTGGGTATGGAGTGGCAAAAGCTTGAAGGAACTggtattaaattatatttttcagATCGACTCAGATCGGCTGGGCCAGAACCGTATTCCTCCTACATAATTTCCGGAAGTGGCGGGTAGAGCtgcataaaacatttttccctTCCTCATTACATTTGAGCAGATGCCGCAatatgctttttatttttgcataacAATTTCCGCACCTTACAGCCAATTCAATATCCGCATATCCTTTAGCTCGCAGACTCCTTTGTGCCTGTTTTCAGCACTCTTTTTAAACCCCATTTGTCCAGGACCAACCTCTCACCTTTTTATGGACTTCCGCAGCAATAGATCTAGTAAACAATATAGCCTCCCCCCACTCTCTTTCCGCATTCTATCTCTTTCCTTCTATCCCATATTTGGCCGAGCCAGTTCAGCCCGTTCAAGcgtaatttaatttcttgcACCATTTATTTATAGTGGTCCGGCAAAGGAACTCGAGCCAACAGGCAGGATAGTTTTGCCTGCGGGTAAATTATGGTTCCATTGCCAATTAGGTTAGGTCACAACCAGGATGTCCCATTggggatatatgtatgtagatggATGCAGAGCGAGAACACCTAATACCAGTGAAGGGCCGCCAGGAAAATGTCATTGTTTGGATTTAGAATGTGACATTTACTAGAATATGAATGAATGTAAATACATAAGTTCCTCatttaatatgtatgtattaatttaaaaatatatatcattctgttaaaaatatcATAGTGCACTTTTGTAAATCCAAAGCAAATTACAATTTAAGATTATTAGttgataatatttttaaattgcagGTGAATATCATCCCTGTAAGACCGTTACATGCGCCCTGGATCCCTGTCTCGTTCCCGTTATTCATTTCcctctgttttgtttttttttttagttttgttaTGCGGTGGCATCTGTTTTTGCCACAGGAAAAGGGTAAGGCAGGGGGCGGAAGCGGAGAGTGCGTAAAATGCGTTTTAATTGAAAGGAAATGTTCAAAGCACATGTGCATCTGCTAGTCAACGAATTGGTAGGGAAAGGGGGTGGCAGGCCGAATGTGTCTGCTAATTGAATTACCTTTCGGTTGCTTTCCCATTAGAAGTGCCGCCAAGTTCTCGAGCTGCTTGtttgcttttcatttaatacccattttgatttaattttcgtttttcctatttttctgacccaattttgttttgcttttgtgcATTAGCAGCTGTCTCTGTCTATCGCTGTGCAGCCAGGAGAGTGACCAAGAGAAgcgctctcgctctctctcagTTGGCCAGGACTTGCACTTTTCAAACGTTTCTTTAGGACACTGAAACAAATTGaatcttttttgaattaaattttctattaaaattttagttttacaCTTTTTGTATAAAGACTAAATCATCAATATCCTTCTTTCCTATTCGACTTTCAGGCTTCCAAGATGGGTTCTGGTGATGCAGAGAACGGCAAGAAAATCTTTGTGCAGAAGTGCGCCCAGTGCCACACCTACGAAGTGGGCGGTAAACACAAAGTGGGCCCAAATCTTGGCGGGGTCGTGGGTCGCAAGTGTGGCACAGCAGCGGGATACAAGTATACCGATGCCAATATAAAGAAGGGCGTTACCTGGACAGAGGGGAATTTGGACGAGTACCTCAAGGACCCGAAGAAATACATTCCCGGAACAAAGATGGTGTTCGCAGGTCTCAAAAAGGCTGAGGAGCGGGCCGATTTGATTGCCTTCCTCAAGTCAAACAAGTAGAATTGCCTGCGAAACAACAAGATCGGCACCATGCTATCCGGAAAACTGCGCTTAAAGACTACACCAAACATATTCAAAAGATGCCGTATTCACTTGGATTTCTAAACTTTTATTGGGAATGGCCGAGCTCAAATACATTTCAAAAAGGTTTACTTTCACTTTAGCCAATTAAAGTTGATAAGCCAAAAACCCTCTTTTTAATTCAAATTGTGCGCGACGTGGGTGGAAAATTGTGTTGTACCAATCAGCTTTAGTCACATATGGTTATATGGTCCTACTAGAAAAGGTAATAAATTGCAGGTTCTTGTTAAATAATGAACATTTTTAGGGGTTTCCCAATATAGTCCTGTTAATAAGGGAaaaaattactcatacgccctTTAGTGGATAATTACGGATAAAAAAGATTGCGACATTTTTTAATGCGTGGCCACCGGTCACTCTGGTCACACTAATTACCTATCGACATAACGCGCGCTCGTCATTCGTGAAAAATCGGCGACGCTCGACGTTTGTGTTCAATGTAAGTAGTGGGTGGACTTTTCGTATATTCAAGTGACGTAAATATTACCTTGAATACTTATTGATTATCAAGCTCCAAGTCAGATAAAAATTAGAAACACTTCCGTGTTGTTTACGTAACATCCAGCGTCTGTGTTGTGTTCTGAAAATGATTCGATGCAAATTTAACGTATTTTTGGGGGATGATTCGGGTTACATAAACGTgtccttgtgtgtgtgtataagtATGATTTTTCATTAGatatttattagtttatttagCGAGTTTTCCATTAGCAAATATTAGCAGTGGTTAATAGTAAAAATAGCATCCCAAAGTCACATTGCCATTGAAAAAAGCCCCGGAGAGAGTCGATTACATGAGCAAAGAGAGTGGCGTACCCGATCATCAGCTGTCTCGCTCGCTCAGtgacaaaaaattaattcttggaatttttttttgcctatGCTTCAGCTTCGGTCTTTAAGCACGCCACGTGGTTGCTAAGCAGGTTTTCTTTCTGCGATGTGCAGTTTtctataatataaataaaagagaTTTCACCTCTGCGAAAAGTCGGCTTATGTAACATTTGCTGTTCTCAGGAAACTTGGTTGTTGGCCCAATTTTCAGACATCTTTTTGTTCTCACCACCTTGCTCACCCACACAAGGAAAAACACAGCTGCCTTTGGCCTGCTTCCAATTTTCCAATTGCACTTTCCCTTCatctcacgcacacacacgcacggcAATTAGCTGAAAAAATTCTCACCAAGGCCAAATGGGATGTTgacattgttgttgctttgcCACCTCTCACTGCCAAAGTGCATGATACtctacacagaaagaaattaagaaaaaaGGTTGATATTAAATGCAAGTTATATATAAAAGCCGACAAATTTTTTAATCTATAAATATTAGGTTTTTTTATAGACAAATGTATTTGAAGTAACATGGTTTTCTAGAACTGAAAGAGCTTCAGTTAATACGAATTTCTCTCAGTCTATATGCGTGATGTGTAGGTGAATTACTCACCGCAACGGTACTTTGCACTCTCAAGTTCAAATTGCTGCATGCAATTTATAATCCGGCAATTAACAGGATGACCGTAACACAGACCCTGGAATAATATAATAGTTATGTAAACAACTAACGTTTTTCGTATGATGCTTCCTGGAAGTTTTCCGCCTGTTGCTGAGCAGTTCTGACGCAATTAATCACCGACTGGCAAATATAAGCGAGTGAAACACAAAGAGCGTGTGAGAAGGAGAGAAAGAATGTGGGGGCAACATGTGACCAGCGTCTGaagttttttcaaagtggGTTTCTGATGACGTTGCGTCGCCTTCCACGCGCGTGTTAGTGAGAGCAAAGTATGTGGATTTAAAGGGGGGGGTGGCCGCAATGAAATTGCAGACTACGTTAGATAATAAACATTGGGCCTTATCAAAAAAAT contains the following coding sequences:
- the LOC6614410 gene encoding cytochrome c-1, which codes for MGSGDAENGKKIFVQKCAQCHTYEVGGKHKVGPNLGGVVGRKCGTAAGYKYTDANIKKGVTWTEGNLDEYLKDPKKYIPGTKMVFAGLKKAEERADLIAFLKSNK